The Streptomyces sp. HUAS MG91 sequence GAGAGGGATTCATCATGGCGACTTCGGACCGGCGCTCGTACGACACCGGCGCCTCGGCAGAGGTGCAGGGCAGCCTGCAGGGCATCATCGGCCGCCTGGAGACGGTCCTCGGCGACCGGGACCGTGCGGTGAAGACCGCGATGGCCGACTACCAGGCCGACGGCGTCTCGGACGAATACCACGGCAAGGAAGTCCGCTGGAACCGCGCGGCGAACGAGGTGCGCGACATCATCCAGTTGGTGCGTACAACGCTGGAGAAGAACGACGCGACCGCCCAGTCCACCCTCGCCAAGGCGCGGGCCGCGGTGAACAACATC is a genomic window containing:
- a CDS encoding pore-forming ESAT-6 family protein, with amino-acid sequence MATSDRRSYDTGASAEVQGSLQGIIGRLETVLGDRDRAVKTAMADYQADGVSDEYHGKEVRWNRAANEVRDIIQLVRTTLEKNDATAQSTLAKARAAVNNIG